The window ATCCTTCTTTcgttggttttttcttttttgtcgcGTCAATTCAGTGATGTTGGGTTGCTTGGTTCTATTAGCCAAATTAGCTCCGATCGTTTGTTGGAATTGGATCTATCTCACATAGCACTGAGAGTAAAATTTCGTATTGTAATCAGAAATTTTAAGGTAGCTTGTCAAATCCATGAGAATTGCAAATGTTATGGCGTGATATTTGTGGCTAGAGTTTTTTTAAGTCATTAGACCTCATCGAGAGCTTGTAGCAAAACTTACATATCTGTGTCTTCCTTCTCTCAATTGATTGTGTACAAGCCAAAAAGCTACAGTAGAATTATATGTGAGAAAGGAGTCAGAGGACGGCTCCTATTCTCTCTGTTTGGTGCTAAATTGTGtcatttcttctccattttaAGGCGTAGGCTCGTTTCAGAAATAGAGAGGGTGAGTTTGAATCATATCTTTTGATCCCAAGTTTTCTTGCTTTAGGGTTTCAAATTTAGTATCCAATTATTCTTTTCAATAAAGTAGTCGTGTACTTAGACAACTTAATTGGGTTTAGCTGTCAATGTCTATGTGATTGTGAGCTCATATTAGGCCGTATGTATGGCAATCCCACATGTTGCATATGCTGGCCACGTTACCACTTTCTTCTGTTCTTTTATCCCTGTCCATAACAGGTTAACACTGCTCCTATTTGCTTCTCTGATCCTGACCTGACAGAAAAAAATTCTGCAAATTTCAGGTTTTTCAAAGTACAAGATGAGTAAAGTTAACAGTGAGGAATCTTCTAGTGGCCAGAAATTGTTGAAGGAGGTTGAGTCAATAAGCGAAGCTCTGTATGTGAATAAGAATCCTAGGGGTTCAGTTTCTAGTCCTAACAAGGCTCCAACAAAACCTTTGAATCGTAGCCACTTGGCTGACACTCACAAGGAGAAGAAATCGTTTTGGAACTGGCCTCTCAGAGCACTCTCTCATGTCCGAAATCGCCGGTTCAATTGTTGTTTCTCTGCCCAAGTCCTTTCCATTGAAGGTTTACCCCCTATATTCCAGGATCTTTCTCTCACTGTGCACTGGAAACGTCGTGATGAATCTTTAAGCACTCGTCCTGCTAAAGTTTCCAACGGAAGAGCTGAGTTCAAGGACAAGATGACACATACGTGCTCGGTTTACGGAAGCAGAAGCGGACCTCATCACTCAGCTAAGTATGAAGCTAAGCATTTCTTGTTGTATGTCTCTCTGGTTGGATCTCCTGAGGTTGACTTCGGAAAACATCGAATGGATCTCACTAAGTTGCTTCCTCTCACACTTGAGGAGTTGCAGGATGATAAAAGCTCGGGTAATTGGTCAACAACATATCAGTTGACTGGAAAGGCTAGTGGTGCTACTCTAACCATGAGTTTTGGGTACACTGTTGTTGGGGATACTCGTAATCCTGCTTCATCAGGTAGCAGTCAAATTTTACGCAGTTCTTCAAATGTACAACAAACTAGTAATAACACAGGGTTGGCAAGAACGATTACTGCAAAGTCTAGTCTAGGGAATGGAATGTCCACGTCTCGGCGTTATGATCATGGTATTGTTAACAAAGACGCGCATTCTACATCCCAGAATATGGAGGAAATTAAAGATCTTCATGAAGTTTTGCCCGCTGCAAAATCTGACCTGGTCGATTCTGTAAACATTTTGTATCAGAAATTGGATGAGGAGAAGATGGGTCCAGTAACTGATTCTCAGTTCGAATTTGATGTTGTCACTAAACACATTGAACCTTTTGAGTCAGTGTCTCGTGACaaagaagatgcaaatgcaCTTCAAAGCAAGCCTCTGGTGGCCTGGAATGAAGCTGGTGTTCCGTTTGAGGAAATAAAGAAAGCTGACGAAGTTCCTACTGCTCAAAGTGACGAAGTTGGTACAGAAAATTTTCCTTGGGAAAAGTCCTTGGTAAAAGGTAATGAAACTGATACCCCTTTTGAAGACACAAAAAAAGCTGGTGAAGTTCCTACTGCTGGAAGTGACGAAGTTGGTACAAAAAATTTGTCTCCAGAAGAGCCCTTGGTAAATGGTAATGAAACGGATGTTCCTTTTGAGGAATTAATGAAACCTGTTGAAGCTACTATTGCTAGTGGTGAAGAAGGTGTTGAGAGTGGTACAGAAAATGTCCTTCCAGAAGAGGGGAACAAAGATTCTCTAAAGGACGCGGAAAGTGTTGTTACTCAAGATGCTGAAGAGGTAATAAACGGTGAGAGAGACTTGAAAGAAATGATAATGAAAGATCTTGAATCAGCTTTGAAAAGTGTAGAAATGTTGGAAGCAACGGCGtcagaagacgaagaagatcaagaaaatcATGGAGACGGAGATACATGTTTTCTAACACCAATTAAGGAACCAGCACCATCAAGTTCGAGAGATGTGGCTGAATCTGTGGCAAGTGAGTTCTTAGACATGCTAGGTATCGAACACAGCCCTTTTGGTCTAAGTTCTGAGACTGAACCTGAGTCCCCAAGGGAGCGCCTGTTAAGAGAATTTGAAATGGAAACCCTAGCTGCCGGTTCTCTGTTTGATTTTAGTATCGAAGCTGATGATCCCCAAATGGAATTTGATGAGAACTTCTCGAAAGAGTATGAATCGGATTTTGAAGAAGGTTTTGATCTGGCATCCCTCGTTCATGATATAGAAGAAGAGTACCAATTGGAATCTCAAGCAAGAGTTAGCGAACCCAGGGCCAAAATGTTGGAAGGCTTGGAAACGGAATCGCTGATGCGTGAGTGGGGTATGAATGAAAACACATTTCAGAACTCTCCGCCTCACAATGGTCATAATGCGTTTCATCCAGCTGATTTTCCAGTGAAAGAGCCATTTGATTTGCCTCCTCTTGGAGATGGCCTGGGTCCAGTTGTGCAGACAAAGAATGGAGGATTCTTGCGGTCAATGAATCCCTTACTGTTCAGGAATTCCAAAGCTGGAGGCAGCTTGATCATGCAAGTGTCAACTCCAGTGGTGGTGCCTGCTGAGATGGGCTCTGGTATCATGGAGATTCTTCAGAAACTAGCCACTGCTGGAATTGAGAAGCTCTCGATGCAGGCAAATAAAGTAATGCCTTTGGACGATATAACAGGGAAAACCATGGAAGAGGTGTTGTGGGAAACTTCACCTGCAATTGACGGTGGGGACAGGTTTGCATCAATCTTATCATCACTCGTTTTGATTTCATGAAAGGTTTACATGAAAATTGTGCTTAACACAGCTTTTCTTACTAGTTGAATGTATTTGGTTTATCTTCTCAATGCAGGGATCATATATCAGAGCATGAATCTGATGATACAGCTTGTTTTGTGAGGGGAGGTGAAAAACGAACATCATTCGCAGCTAAGCCAAAAAAGTTTGGTTCAAGCTCTGGTAACAATAACTCTGACTCGGAGTATGTGTCACTTGAAGATCTTGCTCCTTTGGCTATGGATCAGATTGAAGCACTTTCTTTGGAAGGATTGAGAATACAATCAGGAATGTCAGATGAGGATGCACCCTCAGACATCACTGCACAATCTATTGGAGATATCTCAGCTTTCCAGGGGAAAAGTGGGTGCGTTGGTCTAGAAGGTGCTGCCGGGTTACAGCTTCTGAACGTAAAAAATGATGGGGACGATGATGATGGTTTAATGGGACTCTCCTTGACTCTTGATGAGTGGATGAAGTTAGATTCAGGGGACATTGGTGACGAAGACGAAATAAATGAGCGAACTTCCAAAATTTTGGCTGCCCATCATGCTAACCCACTAAACTTTATCCGTAAAGGATCAAAAGGTGAGAAAAGAAAGGGGAAAAAGGGAAGGAAATGTGGTTTACTGGGGAATACCTTCACCGTAGCACTAATGGTCCAGCTCCGAGATCCACTAAGGAACTATGAGCCAGTAGGAGCTCCTATGCTTTCTCTTATCCAAGTTGAGAGATTGTTCGTCCCTCCAAAGCCCAAAATCTACAGCACAGTTTCAGAGCTGAGGAAAACGgatgaagaggatgaggaaGCGGAGGCAAGTGGTGCagtcaaagaagagaaaacgatGGAGGAACAAGGGATCCCTCAGTACAGAATCTCAGAGGTACACCTTACTGGTATGAAGAGCGAGACCGATAAAAAGCCATGGGGAATCACGAGTCAGCTGCAGCAGGTACAGTCTGGTTCAAGGTGGTTGATGGCTAATGGAATGGGGAAAGGGAACAGCAAGCTTCCtcttataaaaccaaaaccggGTTTCACGAAGGCTGGTGACAAGTTGTGGAGTGTCTCTGGTTCTGGGTCTAAATGGAAAGAGCTTGGGAAAATGGGAAAGTTGAACACACACGTGCGAAATCCGAATGTGATAATGccaaaatgaaattaaagaagtAGCATGTATCTGCTTTGTGTTTATTGATGCTAAGCAAAAGTATGTTATGTGGTGTGGTGGATGTTGTAGATTCACTTCAATTGTTGCATCTGTTTTAATATTATGTGTGTCTAGTTTAGGTTTTGCGGATCAAACTAATCCCTGTTTGTGGTACAGTTAAGAGATCNGAGAAAAGAAAGGGGAAAAAGGGAAGGAAATGTGGTTTACTGGGGAATACCTTCACCGTAGCACTAATGGTCCAGCTCCGAGATCCACTAAGGAACTATGAGCCAGTAGGAGCTCCTATGCTTTCTCTTATCCAAGTTGAGAGATTGTTCGTCCCTCCAAAGCCCAAAATCTACAGCACAGTTTCAGAGCTGAGGAAAACGgatgaagaggatgaggaaGCGGAGGCAAGTGGTgcaatcaaagaagagaaaacgatGGAGGAACAAGGGATCCCTCAGTACAGAATCTCAGAGGTACACCTTACTGGTATGAAGAGCGAGACCGATAAAAAGCCATGGGGAATCACGAGTCAGCTGCAGCAGGTACAGTCTGGTTCAAGGTGGTTGATGGCTAATGGAATGGGGAAAGGGAACAGCAAGCTTCCtcttataaaaccaaaaccggGTTTCACGAAGGCTGGTGACAAGTTGTGGAGTGTCTCTGGTTCTGGGTCTAAATGGAAAGAGCTTGGGAAAATGGGAAAGTTGAACACACACGTGCGAAATCCGAATGTGATAATGccaaaatgaaattaaagaagtAGCATGTATCTGCTTTGTGTTTATTGATGCTAAGCAAAAGTATGTTATGTGGTGTGGTGGATGTTGTAGATTCACTTCAATTGTTGCATCTGTTTTAATATTATGTGTGTCTAGTTTAGGTTTTGCGGATCAAACTAATCCCTGTTTGTGGTACAGTTAAGAGATCAATGGAACAAATTACCAATAGTTTAGATTTATGTTCTTGCCATAATGCTCGACATATAGGGCAAGAGTTATGTGTTCCATCAAAACAGGGAGGAGTTTCCGACGGCTTAGCAGAAGATCAAACCTCAGGGTTACAATAAGATTTCTAAGTAAAACTTTATGTCAATATGGTTGATATGGCAATCTATCATGTATGCTGCTGTATGATAGTCGTCTATATAGGTTTGTGTAACAAACCGAAGATTTGTTTGCATGTGTGGAGTGGTCAGATATGTTAAGAATTTCAAgacaactagattttaacccgccaTATACTGTGTACATataaattgtttatattttatattgtttttgtttgttaaatattggatattttacaaatagagaaataactaaatttttcgaTTGTTTGTACGGTTACatgtttataataatttttaacccgcaatatacttcatgaccatttgtttgttatattttgtttgttttgtttagtgtttcagattttattttgattttaattattatgacaaaAAATAAGGTATCTAATACAGAATAAGTTATTTAtacgctgtgattaagtcacatttttcctaaataatttaattattttatccaatcttatttaaatcaacttaattttctatatcaaatattctaatattaatagtgttgacaaataataaaataaggatttaacccgtgttaacacaaatttaatgatactTTATTAGTTCCAacataaccatattatatagtattttaatttttttaattttccatgttcgtaatattttaaaattttattaattttatatatattaattataatatttaaagaaattttatcggagtttttcttatgttaagaatcaaagctcataggttttgaaaaataaaataggaatcaaattgttgttttatttgtttgcaaaggattcaGAGATAAAAAAATCTTCAATACCCAATAGAAGATATGATTAAATATatcattgtttttatttccatattgattttagttagaatggaatgtaaaatatttaggaaacaaaatctgaagtaatgctattttgaaaattttatagggattaattttgtaaataagtttttaaataagtataaataaaagggtagaaccaaaaatgtaattaaaaaatgtatatatagatttgtgtGTTAAAAGTAGTGAAatctttattgttgttgttattacaTAAGCTTTCATTCAAAACAAATCGAGTTCTCTTATTGAATAGGATGTATAATTTGTGAATGATGAATAATTCTTAACattataatgaaaatattgGTATGATGGAAGTTAGTTCCACCAGTTGGTACGAACAGGTACAATCACTCGGTCTCCCACTAGATTAGGTGGGAACGTTCCACAAAATCAAGTAAAAATAATGTAGGATAATGTACGCTAAGTTATGTCAAATTCAATacaagagagatagagagatagagtTTTACGACGACAACAGAGACAGAAGATGGGAATCacataaaacaaatatgttttaAGATTAACTAgctaacaacccgcactatatgCGAGATAAATCTATGCAGATAAAATTAAAGCTATGAGTAAAGTTATTTTTTaggatctaaaatttgtttgtgtaaaaccCGTGAGAATATGTTTAGATCAATTTcctataataatgattattgtgataattttacTTTGGAAACTTTAAATATGGGAAtagtaatcaattttttttaataggtgaataaattccggttttgaaaacattttagatttaatgattttatagtttaataattaaatatgttataaaattattaaaataaattttaaaattgaaatgttagattttttaattaattgtaaaagAATATTTCTTAATCCTTCAATGacaattatgtgtaaatattataaaaatgagaACAATAAATTCATTAGTGTTTAGagcttacaaaataaaaagaagaaagggtTTGGCAGTTTGAAAAGCAATTCCGCAATCTCCCAAACAAAGACAGTGCTGCTCTGTGCAAGTGAAGTCACCACCAGTTGCTCTTCTTTCAAGTGCCAAGCTTTCTTTTCCACTtaacttctctttattttctcGAATAGGGATCGATCTCCTCACCTAAAAATGTATAATTTAGATACAGCTCAAGTCAGaaataaattagaagaaaaaaaagacagcaAAAATAATTTACCGGCGGCAAGAATCAGGTCCGACATGTCCAACTTTTGTCTCCTTGGCTCTGGTTCCTCATCAGGTTCCTCATCAGACTCATCATCACACTCCATGTGAGAGAAATAGTCAAAACCAAACACCAAAGCATCCCAAGAGTATGGATCTCGCTTTTGAAATCGAAGAAGCTCGAGAAAACCGTCAAGGACAGTCTCCATTAAGGCACCATTCTTGGTCATCTCTTGGCAATGCATAAATACTCGGGCATACACAAAAACAAGCTGGGATAACAAAGGCTCCTAGGATCATCACTTTTCCACATAAACTCAAATCGAGGGTCCTTCATCAATTTGGACGAAAAATACAACCCATACCGCGCCACAAACTGCGCTGTGAGCTTCATGACACCAAGTTCCTTGAGCGTCGTCCCTTCAGGAGGTGTAATCATATCAATAGAGCGAGGTCCTGGAGGCTTCATCCTACCCTTGGATGGAGGAGGCCTATGATCGGGTAGTGGATGACCTACACACTCACGGTATTCAGATAGCTTCTGCTGGTAAATTGCGTGACAAGGGTGTGAGCTCCTCAAGAAGCCGAATCTTGTATCACCCACATTACAGTCCCTGACCAGCCTCTCAAACTCCAACCCCTCCTGGGAAACTAAAAGTGCCGTTTTCTCAATGAGAATGTTGACATCTAGACGTGGCTTGAAGATTGTTACAACCGCCGGAGCTTGGTTTTGCCCCGGCTGGAAACGACTCTGTGTTGAAGTGGACAACTCTCTCTACAACGAGAAAAAGGgtatatttattaaaacattaaaaaccaaatcaaattttgACGCATGAATATCAAAATCATAGGAAACATTAAAAGATGAGTGGGGAGAAAACGTTACCGGATGATTCGACTCGTCGTCCATAGAAGGGGGTGGAAGCTGACCACTAGGTCCCGGTGGAGGTCTTACAGGCATATCAGGATGGGTTTGTGGCGGTGGGATTAGCGACAACGTTGAAAGGTGTTGAAGTGGCGGCACgtgagaagaagaatctctaTTCTCCAAGTAAGCAAAATAGTCAACACAACCCACAAAAGCAGGCACATGAACCATCCCAGCCACCGTTTCGAAATTTAGATGATCGAAAAAACCACCAAGAAGGGTTTGCATATAAGCAGCACCCCTCTCGCTCTGCATTTGGGAACGGTTTAATACTCTAGTATACGCAACAACGAGGTGTGTGAAATAATCACGCCTGCCATCAGTTTCCTTCATAAACTCAAAACGAGGGTTCATAGTCACTCTCTTCACCAACTCTGCCAAAAAAACATGCCATACCGAGCCACAAACTGAGCTGTGAGCTTAATAGTAGCAAGTTCCAAGAGCGTGATGCCTTGGGGAGGTTTCAATGAAAATCTGTGAGGTGCTAGAGGGTGACGCAGGGACGATAATGGAGGAACGATAACAACACGAACAGACTCATCAGTAGCTGGAGCATCATCAGGTTGGACATTCTGAGCTGATCCATCTTCTTGATTCCGAAAACGAGCACGGTATTCAGTAAGCTTGAGCTGGTAATATGCGTGAAAAGTGTGGTTTGGACTTCTCAAGAAGTCGTATCTTGGATCCCCCTTCCCAGCGAGCAAGAccttcttctccacctccaCGCCCAGTTTGGAAACCATCTGTGCGCAATATTCTCAACAAGAATTTTGATTTGGGGAGGTGGCTCAGTGATTGCTACatccatatttttgttttgttttctaaaataaaaaaatagctAGGTTAGATTAACGCGGCTATAAACAAGGAAAGCCCAAGAATATATCCATGGGAAAAGGTGGAACTACTGTGAGAGAAACAGATTGATAGGAAAAAGTTCGAGATATAGTTAGAAAAGAGATAAGAAACCCCGTCGTACCTCAGCCGAGAAGGAAAAACCCCGCAGCAAGAACCGCCGTGACGTTGCAAAGGAGCGGAGAACGGACGACTTCGATATCTAAATTCCAATGCTTGGATTCGAAGAAATTCCATCCACTTAGCGAAGAAATATAAAACCGAGCCCTAGGCTACTGTTCCGATTTTCCAGTGGGCCATTATTATTTGGGCTTATCATTTCGGTCCATAATAAAGGATAGGTTTTCCTACCCGTATAGTATTTTTGGTGTCAATTTATATTCGTACTCAGATAGTcagatttaatttaaattttgttttgttttgttgtagagATTCcgttctaaaaaaatgtaactcCCTAGATTCGAAACCGAGGTACAAGATTGTTTTTAACCATGCTTTAACCAATTGAGTCAACAGccttattcaaattaaaaataaaactttaaagtTTATAATTGTCTATActttgtaaacaaacaaaaaaaacaatctattGGAGATATCTAGTGGGTGCGTTGGTCTAGATTCTAGAAGGTGCTGCCGGGTTACAGCTTCTTGACATAAAAAATGATGGGGACGATGATGATGGTTTAATGGGACTCTCCTTGACTCTTGATGAGTGGATGAAGTTAGATTCAGGGGACATTGGTGACGAAGACGAAATAAATGAGCGAACTTCCAAAATTGTTGCATCTGTTTTAATATTATGTGTGTCTAGTCTAGTTTAGGTTTTGCGGATCAAACTAATCCCTGTTTGTGGTACAGTTAAGAGATCAATGGAACAAATTAGTGTTACCAACGAACAAACAAAAGATCGACAAGGTCACCCTCTGTTCTCTGCTTCGAACATACATATTTGGACAATAATTGAAAGCGGAATGTTTAACATGCACTTGGATTATTAATAAAAGTTGAAATACAAAGGCTCGTTACGAGACCAACCAAAGGttcataagaaaacagaaaatgaaaCTTGACAAGGGATATAAGTTTTCGGAAACAGAAACCAGGTGAAGAAGATCACCTCCCAAGTGCATGAGACTCGAACAACCACACTTTTGATCACAGAAAAAGCTCAGAAGCTTCCACCACGAAGACGAAGAACCAAGTGAAGAGTCGACTCCTTCTGGATGTTGTAATCTGCAAGAGTCCGACCATCCTCAAGCTGTTTCCCAGCGAAGATGAGTCTCTGTTGGTCTGGTGGGATCCCTTCCTTGTCCTGAATCTTAGCTTTAACGTTATCAATAGTGTCTGAGCTCTCAACTTCCAAAGTGATGGTCTTACCGGTAAGGGTCTTCACAAAAATCTGCATACCACCACGGAGACGAAGCACAAGATGGAGAGTAGACTCCTTTTGGATATTGTAGTCAGCGAGGGTGCGTCCATCTTCAAGCTGTTTCCCAGCAAAGATGAGTCTCTGCTGGTCAGGTGGGATCCCTTCCTTGTCTTGAATCTTTGCCTTGACGTTATCAATTGTGTCTGAGCTCTCAACCTCCAAAGTGATAGTCTTGCCAGTTAGGGTCTTCACAAAAATCTGCATACCACCTCTCAGACGAAGCACCAAATGGAGGGTGGACTCTTTCTGGATATTGTAATCAGCCAAGGTGCGACCATCCTCTAGCTGCTTACCGGCAAAGATAAGCCTCTGCTGATCCGGTGGGATTCCCTCTTTATCTTGGATCTTAGCTTTGACATTGTCAATAGTATCTGAGCTCTCAACCTCCAAAGTGATGGTTTTACCGGTGAGAGTCTTAACAAAGATTTGCATACCACCTCTCAGACGAAGCACAAGATGGAGAGTAGACTCCTTTTGGATATTGTAGTCAGCAAGAGTCCTTCCGTCCTCAAGCTGCTTACCAGCGAAGATAAGCCTCTGCTGGTCCGGTGGGATTCCCTCTTTATcttgaatctttgctttgaCATTGTCAATGGTGTCCGAGCTCTCAACCTCGAGGGTGATGGTTTTGCCTGTCAACGTCTTGACAAAGATCTGCATACCACCTCTTAAACGAAGAACCAAGTGGAGGGTTGATTCTTTCTGGATGTTGTAATCAGCCAAGGTGCGGCCATCTTCAAGCTGTTTACCGGCAAAGATCAATCTTTGCTGATCCGGAGGAATGCCTTCCTTGTCCTGGATCTTAGCCTTAACATTGTCGATGGTGTCGGAGCTCTCGACCTCAAGGGTGATGGTCTTACCAGTGAGTGTTTTCACGAAAATTTGCATCTGGCAAAAAGAACCAAGCAAGTGGAAGTCAATAAACAAAATCGTAAACCTAAattagaagaaatcaaaacaaaaccaaagaacgGATCTACAACTTTAAATTGATAAAGTAACAAaggagataaaagaaaaaaccctaatttccctaTGATAATTGGACAATCAAGCAAGAAACTGAACAGATCCAAACGATAtaacaaaaaccttaaaattgAATAGATCGTGGTTGATAACCCTAATTTCCCTACGATAATTGCACAATCAAGCAAGAAACTGAACAGATCCAAACGATATTACTACTTCTCAAGGCAAAGAAAGATCACAAAATTCTACAACACGCAAATCTAATCGAAAAGATCAAAACCATACGAAGAAGACGATGTACCTTGAAAGAGAGAATCGTTCGGAAGAGATTTGAAGAGCGATCTTTTTAGGTGAAGGTTTGGTTTgggaagagatgaagaagaatcagaacaACGCCTTCTATTATATAGTGTGGTGGTGACCTATAGGCCCAAAATCAAAACCGACTTTTATTATTGGGCCCAAAACCGactcttatttatttaattaataaaattgtaattgtatttattacTCCGGGGTTGTCTCGAAGCTTCGAGAGtgatttataaattcataaCTCTGACTAGtcagtttgtccaaaaaaaaaaaaaaaagaaaaaactttgaCTAGTCCTCCTAATCACTCAGTCCCAGATATTAGATTTGGTTTCGGTTCAATTTTTTATTGTAGGATTCACATTAGAACCGGAAAAAAATCGGTTTGTTTATGGTTTGGATTTGGTTCTTTTATGGAGTTGTATGGAGTTTAGGATTCATTCATTCGCATGTCTTTggatatttaagattttttcggttttttcttgataatttttttttttttttgcattttcgtATTTTTGGATACTcggtttaaaaattgttaatgtACATGCATATACTCCCTCCgattcaaaatataagatgttttaactaaaccatacagattaagaagtctttacttttaacaagttcaaccaatcagaaataatactgcataatataaaatactaaactaatctaaaagttgcataaaaacttgaaaacatcctatattatgaaacaaaaaacttctctaaaacatcttatattttaaaacggagagaatataatttatattgtatttcatatattttcggATATCTAAAATATTGGTTCCAATTTGATTCTAGttctgaaattaaaatttatttggatattttagaACTTCATTTTAGTTCTTTTCGGTTCCCTTAATTTTTCCCGAGTGACTTTGTTCATCCTTCATAACTCGGGCCATATATATAAATCCAAATGGCAACACCGTATATAGTGCGATAAACTGTTtagattataataaaattttaagtagCTGAGAAGCCTCTTAGACATCTGCAATGTAATATGCTTATTAGTTGTTACAAGCCGAAGAGACATGAGAAATGAAACATTGAGGAACAATAACAACCACATAAAGAAAACACAACCATTTGAATATGCTTAAGGAGGAACTCGAATAACAAAACACGCATAAAACACATTTCAAtagaaaattagagaaaaatgaaaactaagtGAAGCTTAATTAGTTCCTCCAAGCACACCCTTAAGCTTCTTGACTTCTTCGTCGCTGAGGAACGTTGTGGCTTCAACGAGTTCCGAAGGCAAATCGTTTGCAAACAGAGCAAACGATGTAATCTGGAGTCCCGGGGAAGGGCTTCCAAAGGCGACAAAGGCCAAGGCAGGGCCTTTCCCGGAGTTAAGCTGAAAATGAAGAAGCCCTTGAGGAAACACCATCGTATCGCCTCTGTTTAGTGTCTTCAAGTAAACTTTGTTAGCAGAAGATATAAATCCAGCGCAAATGGTGCCTTGTATGACCACAAGGACCTCAGAAGCACCAGGATGAGTGTGAAGAGGGATGACACCACCACCGGCTAAGTCAAGGCGAGCCATAGAGATACCAAGACCATTGATACCTGCGAAAGC is drawn from Camelina sativa cultivar DH55 chromosome 8, Cs, whole genome shotgun sequence and contains these coding sequences:
- the LOC104706407 gene encoding protein PLASTID MOVEMENT IMPAIRED 1-RELATED 1-like isoform X2, whose protein sequence is MSKVNSEESSSGQKLLKEVESISEALYVNKNPRGSVSSPNKAPTKPLNRSHLADTHKEKKSFWNWPLRALSHVRNRRFNCCFSAQVLSIEGLPPIFQDLSLTVHWKRRDESLSTRPAKVSNGRAEFKDKMTHTCSVYGSRSGPHHSAKYEAKHFLLYVSLVGSPEVDFGKHRMDLTKLLPLTLEELQDDKSSGNWSTTYQLTGKASGATLTMSFGYTVVGDTRNPASSGSSQILRSSSNVQQTSNNTGLARTITAKSSLGNGMSTSRRYDHGIVNKDAHSTSQNMEEIKDLHEVLPAAKSDLVDSVNILYQKLDEEKMGPVTDSQFEFDVVTKHIEPFESVSRDKEDANALQSKPLVAWNEAGVPFEEIKKADEVPTAQSDEVGTENFPWEKSLVKGNETDTPFEDTKKAGEVPTAGSDEVGTKNLSPEEPLVNGNETDVPFEELMKPVEATIASGEEGVESGTENVLPEEGNKDSLKDAESVVTQDAEEVINGERDLKEMIMKDLESALKSVEMLEATASEDEEDQENHGDGDTCFLTPIKEPAPSSSRDVAESVASEFLDMLGIEHSPFGLSSETEPESPRERLLREFEMETLAAGSLFDFSIEADDPQMEFDENFSKEYESDFEEGFDLASLVHDIEEEYQLESQARVSEPRAKMLEGLETESLMREWGMNENTFQNSPPHNGHNAFHPADFPVKEPFDLPPLGDGLGPVVQTKNGGFLRSMNPLLFRNSKAGGSLIMQVSTPVVVPAEMGSGIMEILQKLATAGIEKLSMQANKVMPLDDITGKTMEEVLWETSPAIDGGDRDHISEHESDDTACFVRGGEKRTSFAAKPKKFGSSSGNNNSDSEYVSLEDLAPLAMDQIEALSLEGLRIQSGMSDEDAPSDITAQSIGDISAFQGKSGCVGLEGAAGLQLLNVKNDGDDDDGLMGLSLTLDEWMKLDSGDIGDEDEINERTSKILAAHHANPLNFIRKGSKGEKRKGKKGRKCGLLGNTFTVALMVQLRDPLRNYEPVGAPMLSLIQVERLFVPPKPKIYSTVSELRKTDEEDEEAEASGAIKEEKTMEEQGIPQYRISEVHLTGMKSETDKKPWGITSQLQQVQSGSRWLMANGMGKGNSKLPLIKPKPGFTKAGDKLWSVSGSGSKWKELGKMGKLNTHVRNPNVIMPK